Genomic DNA from Leptospira congkakensis:
TGCTAAAAAAACTTCCAACTGGGTAAAAGATGAAATTCTTGGAATCGTAAACAAAGAAAATATTTCCATTCAAGAATTTGCCATCGATCCTTTGCGTATTGGTAAACTTGTAAAACTCATCAACTCAGGTGAAATCACAGGAAAAATTGCCAAAACCATCTTTGAAGATATGTTAACTTCCAAAGACCAACCAGAAGCCATTGTTGAAGCAAAAGGTCTGAAAGTAGTTCGTGATGACAAAGCCCTCGAAGAAATTGTGATCCGAGTGATTGAGTCTCAACCGGAATCGGTTGAAGGTTGGAAAAATGGTAAAGACCGTGTGCTCGGTGCGATTGTTGGTGGAGTGATGAAAGAAACCAAAGGGAAAGCCGATCCAAAACTTGTGAACGAACTCATCCTTGCAAAACTTGGTCCCCTCGGAGAAAAAAAGAAAGTTTAATCTATTTCTAATTTGTGGACGGATCCAAAGTCCACAGGAGATTTGAAGGCTTCTGCGTAAGGGGTTCCGAATTGTTTGCAAAGAGCAGCTCGGATCGGCCCTGAGTGACAAACAACAATCATTGAGTTTAAGGATTTGTTGTTTGTTTTTTCCCAATCGATTCTTAAAACCCCATCTTTTTTCCAATCATTGATAAAAGAATCCATTCGAAAGATAAGATCGGTAAAGGCTTCTCCGCCGGGAGTTTTTGCATGTACAAAGTCTTTCATCCAAGGGACAGTTTCTTTTCTAGGAATTTCTTCCCAAAGTTTACCATCCCAATCTCCAAAATTCATTTCCCGCAAACGTTCGTCAGTTGGTATTTGTAAATGATCCGCTTGTGATAAATTGTATTTGGATAATAAAGCTTTAGAAAGTTTTAATGCTCTCGGTGCTGGACTAGAAAGGAAAAGGTCAA
This window encodes:
- a CDS encoding histidine phosphatase family protein — its product is MDLYLIRHPETIAPKGTCYGRTDFPLKYPVEDTADSTFSYLPSTFDLFLSSPAPRALKLSKALLSKYNLSQADHLQIPTDERLREMNFGDWDGKLWEEIPRKETVPWMKDFVHAKTPGGEAFTDLIFRMDSFINDWKKDGVLRIDWEKTNNKSLNSMIVVCHSGPIRAALCKQFGTPYAEAFKSPVDFGSVHKLEID